One segment of Brassica napus cultivar Da-Ae chromosome C3, Da-Ae, whole genome shotgun sequence DNA contains the following:
- the LOC106447162 gene encoding protein FRIGIDA-ESSENTIAL 1-like, with protein MSDSDMDIDDDDVVQVQVQHTMPGLLARPIEAPDSHNYEMRKEPCGSYRNLQPDVTGNTGENIMLGDEKGTVLSRFPWNGPEHKRPPLPCNFFLQGNSCRFLHVKENTNHTRQQHMAATSGIQSVEGRRPSGSKEGGRFSSLGENGVMPSVNPPGGQRAFPFTNENHFMPSLGNMGGGSLQKGGAVFTEDKPVFVNSTSSFPLKRSFVQEHGASITSYGKTDMGSSGPALTGSLFSSAPMNQYASNLGNFENRSDTNGSRSPPMVEAISVSSVQDAEVDRTSNKKKVSSHDWEPSEPFRASFTIPPYILPSSDALYDPFTDIETPQDISLTAPSSSKGRDAQKKSGQEKDGDSASDNKTSSCINNQYQESVATKNLEAHGVVEGVAISVVDQNDATTPSKEVSSSVATENRSVLKRSKPAGHGSWRRSDGSSHQKLLKSDERDGEVRSDAGTKAMRQFRTAVVETIKEMVKPLWREGRLTKEVHNMVVKRASEKIVSAAVQSHQVPTDSASADQYLSMSATKIVKLVEGYVEKYGKPKP; from the exons ATGTCTGATTCTGATATGGACATTGACGACGACGACGTCGTCCAAGTACAAGTACAACATACAATGCCTGGATTACTCGCTAGACCAATAGAAGCTCCCGATTCCCATAACT ATGAGATGAGAAAGGAACCATGCGGCAGCTACAGGAACTTGCAACCTGATGTTACTGGAAACACAGGGGAAAATATTATGTTGGGAGATGAAAAAGGCACTGTTTTGTCAAG GTTTCCTTGGAATGGACCAGAGCATAAACGTCCACCACTTCCCTGCAACTTTTTCCTTCAAGGGAACTCCTGCAGGTTTCTTCATGTGAAGGAGAACACGAATCACACTAGGCAGCAACATATGGCTGCAACCAGTGGTATCCAGTCTGTTGAAG GAAGAAGACCATCGGGGAGCAAAGAAGGTGGAAGATTTTCCTCGTTAGGAGAAAATGGCGTGATGCCTTCCGTGAATCCACCAGGTGGTCAGAGAGCTTTCCCTTTCACCAACGAGAATCACTTTATGCCTTCATTGGGAAACATGGGAGGAGGAAGTCTACAAAAGGGTGGTGCTGTTTTCACTGAGGACAAGCCTGTGTTTGTTAATAGCACTAGTTCCTTCCCATTGAAAAGGAGCTTTGTTCAAGAACATGGAGCTTCTATCACTTCCTATGGAAAAACAGACATGGGATCTTCCGGACCAGCCTTGACAGGATCATTGTTCAGTTCTGCTCCTATGAATCAGTATGCTTCTAACTTGGGGAATTTTGAAAACAGGAGTGATACAAACGGATCTAGATCACCACCGATGGTGGAAGCTATTTCTGTTTCATCCGTTCAAGATGCAGAAGTCGACAGGACTAGCAACAAGAAGAAAGTTTCTTCACATGATTGGGAACCTTCTGAACCTTTTCGAGCATCTTTCACAATTCCACCTTATATACTTCCCTCGTCTGATGCCCTCTACGATCCTTTCACGGATATAGAGACTCCACAAGACATATCTCTTACTGCTCCATCGTCAAGTAAAGGGAGAGATGCACAGAAAAAGTCTGGCCAGGAGAAAGATGGTGATTCTGCTAGTGATAATAAAACCAGTTCATGTATCAATAATCAGTATCAAGAATCTGTGGCGACGAAGAATTTGGAAGCACATGGAGTGGTGGAGGGGGTGGCTATTTCGGTTGTTGATCAAAATGATGCAACAACACCAAGCAAAGAAGTTTCTTCTTCGGTGGCTACAGAGAATAGATCTGTTTTAAAAAGAAGCAAACCTGCAGGGCACGGATCTTGGCGTAGAAGTGACGGCTCTTCACATCAAAAGTTGTTGAAATCAGATGAGAGAGATGGTGAAGTGAGGTCAGACGCAGGGACCAAAGCAATGAGACAGTTCCGGACTGCAGTTGTGGAAACCATCAAAGAAATGGTGAAACCGTTGTGGCGTGAAGGACGTCTTACCAAAGAAGTGCATAACATGGTAGTTAAAAGAGCTTCTGAAAAGATAGTCAGCGCTGCTGTCCAGTCCCATCAGGTGCCGACTGACTCAGCATCCGCTGATCAGTATCTTAGTATGTCTGCAaccaagattgtgaagcttgtggAG GGATATGTTGAAAAGTATGGTAAACCTAAGCCCTAA